GCAACTATTCAAATCAACAGTAAAATAATTGAATATATTCAGGGAATGAGTGCGGTAAGAACATTTGATGCCGGGGAGGGAGCATTCGGTCAATATCGAAAAGCATTGGAAAACTATAGCCAGGTGGTCTTTCATTGGTTGCAATCTATGCGATTGTCTACAAAAATTGCTCGCAGCCTTTTTTCCGCTATGCCGATGAGTATCATATTAGTTATTGGATTGAGTTTAGCCCAACTAAATGATCAAATCTCATTTATTACGACGTTCTGTTTTTTATTGCTGGCGATCGGTATAGCAGAAAGTGTTCATCCGGTGATGAGTCTGTTTCAGATATTACAAAAGTCAAAGGCAGCAATAGAAAGGATATTTGAAGTTGAGAACCTGCCAATTTTAAAAACTTCTTCCAATCGGCTATTACCTGACAATAATGAGATAATTTTCAAAAACGTTGGGTTTTCTTATCAGAATTCTAGCACTGTTTTATCCGATATCAATATCAAAATTCCTGAAAATTCATTTACTGCTCTTATTGGTACATCTGGTTCTGGTAAGACAACTCTGACAAATCTTATTCCACGATTTCTTGATGCAACCTCTGGAACGATAACTTTAGGTGGAGTTAATATAAAAGATATTGAATACGCTGAACTTATGTCGAGAATTTCATTTGTTTTTCAGGATAACTTTTTATTCTCATGTTCGATCGCAGATAACATACGCTATGGGTTAAATGCTGTCTCTGATGATGAAGTCATTGAAGCTGCCAAAAAAGCTGAAATACACGACTTCATTATGACACTTCCTGAACAGTATAACACTCTGGCAGGAGAAAGAGGGCAGCTATTATCCGGTGGTCAAAAACAGAGGATCACCATTGCCCGAGTTTTTTTACAAAATCGACCGATCGTTATTTTAGATGAACCGACGGCTTTTTCTGATGCTCGAAATGAGGCCTTGTTATTAAAAGCCTTTAACCGTTTAATTGATAGAAATAAAACTGTCATTATGGTAACCCATCGCTTATCGACGATTGTCAATGCTGACCAAATAATATTATTGGATAAAGGGATGATTAAAACTCATGGGACTCATAATGATTTAATCGAAAATTCAAGTGATTATAAATTGTTATGGCAAGAGTATAACAAAGCAAAAGATTGGTCGATTCCAGTCAATAATTTGGCTGATGGAGAAAAGTGATGAAAGAGTATATTAATACACAAACATGCACAACAAAATCATTGCTGAAAACATATATTGGCTTAATTAATGCGGCTGGTGAGCAAAAGAAAATATTGATCCGCAGTCTGATTTATACTGTGATATCCTCTTGTTTATTTGGCGTTTCGTTGGTTTTACTATATCCCTTATTTGCATCGCTAGAAGCCAAAAGTGTTACAGC
The sequence above is drawn from the Gilliamella apicola genome and encodes:
- a CDS encoding ABC transporter ATP-binding protein; the encoded protein is MNHKDIFLPVKNKVSHSIFWASIAQVLKLSIWLMLIWVLHQLMLDTSVFPGLPIVSLLVLSILFYMLRTYAHDKSHYAAFELEKILRTILIKKINQLPIETVRNMGNGNLVKTLIDDIKELHAFVADAPPLKAEAFVTPIFTLLVLFIFNWVFASIVFAITLVTFLLLSFIMKKAKLLKESYNNATIQINSKIIEYIQGMSAVRTFDAGEGAFGQYRKALENYSQVVFHWLQSMRLSTKIARSLFSAMPMSIILVIGLSLAQLNDQISFITTFCFLLLAIGIAESVHPVMSLFQILQKSKAAIERIFEVENLPILKTSSNRLLPDNNEIIFKNVGFSYQNSSTVLSDINIKIPENSFTALIGTSGSGKTTLTNLIPRFLDATSGTITLGGVNIKDIEYAELMSRISFVFQDNFLFSCSIADNIRYGLNAVSDDEVIEAAKKAEIHDFIMTLPEQYNTLAGERGQLLSGGQKQRITIARVFLQNRPIVILDEPTAFSDARNEALLLKAFNRLIDRNKTVIMVTHRLSTIVNADQIILLDKGMIKTHGTHNDLIENSSDYKLLWQEYNKAKDWSIPVNNLADGEK